A single window of Nyctibius grandis isolate bNycGra1 chromosome Z, bNycGra1.pri, whole genome shotgun sequence DNA harbors:
- the MAFK gene encoding transcription factor MafK isoform X1, producing MLPACGQPSCKTHSVAGARGWARPRPSEVAAGDWGLPPCPVPSPPRWGRGAGGVPRVGFGAGGEREGLGDALENAAHTGCFAISDQFCLEDCAQVMTTNPKPNKALKVKEESGENAPVLSDDELVSMSVRELNQHLRGLTKEEVIRLKQRRRTLKNRGYAASCRIKRVTQKEELERQRVELQQEVEKLARENSSMKLELDALRSKYEALQTFARTVARGPITPTKVATTSVITIVKSAEISSSSVPFSAAS from the exons ATGCTGCCTGCCTGCGGTCAGCCCTCGTGCAAAACACACAGTGTGGCGGGAGCCAGAGGTTGGGCACGTCCCCGTCCTTCCGAGGTGGCTGCTGGGGACTGGGGTTTGCCCCCCTGCCCCGTGCCCAGCCCGCCCCGGTGGGGCAGAGGTGCTGGAGGTGTGCCCAGGGTGGGGTTCGGtgctggaggagagagggaaggactCGGTGATGCTCTAGAAAACGCAGCGCACACCGGTTGCT ttgcaATTTCTGACCAGTTTTGTCTGGAAGACTGTGCTCAGGTTATGACGACTAATCCCAAACCGAACAAGGCATTAAAG GTAAAGGAGGAGTCGGGAGAGAATGCCCCAGTGCTGAGTGATGATGAACTCGTGTCAATGTCCGTACGGGAGCTGAACCAGCACCTGAGGGGTCTCACCAAAGAGGAGGTCATCCGTCTGAAGCAGCGGAGACGCACGCTGAAGAACCGGGGCTACGCTGCCAGCTGCCGCATCAAGCGTGTGACTCAgaaagaggagctggagaggcaGCGGGTTGAGCTGCAGCAAGAGGTGGAGAAGCTGGccagagaaaacagcagcatgaaGCTAGAGCTGGACGCCTTGCGCTCCAAGTACGAAGCACTCCAGACCTTTGCTCGTACTGTGGCGCGAGGGCCTATTACCCCAACCAAAGTTGCCACCACCAGTGTCATCACCATTGTGAAATCCGCCGAGATCTCATCCAGTTCTGTGCCGTTTTCAGCAGCGTCCTAG
- the MAFK gene encoding transcription factor MafK isoform X2 encodes MTTNPKPNKALKVKEESGENAPVLSDDELVSMSVRELNQHLRGLTKEEVIRLKQRRRTLKNRGYAASCRIKRVTQKEELERQRVELQQEVEKLARENSSMKLELDALRSKYEALQTFARTVARGPITPTKVATTSVITIVKSAEISSSSVPFSAAS; translated from the exons ATGACGACTAATCCCAAACCGAACAAGGCATTAAAG GTAAAGGAGGAGTCGGGAGAGAATGCCCCAGTGCTGAGTGATGATGAACTCGTGTCAATGTCCGTACGGGAGCTGAACCAGCACCTGAGGGGTCTCACCAAAGAGGAGGTCATCCGTCTGAAGCAGCGGAGACGCACGCTGAAGAACCGGGGCTACGCTGCCAGCTGCCGCATCAAGCGTGTGACTCAgaaagaggagctggagaggcaGCGGGTTGAGCTGCAGCAAGAGGTGGAGAAGCTGGccagagaaaacagcagcatgaaGCTAGAGCTGGACGCCTTGCGCTCCAAGTACGAAGCACTCCAGACCTTTGCTCGTACTGTGGCGCGAGGGCCTATTACCCCAACCAAAGTTGCCACCACCAGTGTCATCACCATTGTGAAATCCGCCGAGATCTCATCCAGTTCTGTGCCGTTTTCAGCAGCGTCCTAG
- the TMEM184A gene encoding transmembrane protein 184A, whose translation MSNATRALSSPVAPSTLGTGTAARLASAPPSPALILLTATHNGSEDGRQLFLTTTAAQVISGIFVWSALIVTFHQIYTHLRNYTVAKEQRYIIRILFIVPIYAFDSWLSLLLLGSHQYYVYFDSVRDCYEAFVIYSFLSLCFEYLGGESTIMAEIRGKPIASSCFYGTCCLQGMSYSIGFLRFCKQATLQFCIVKPLMAIVTIILQAFGKYHDGDFNVQSGYLYITIIYNFSVSLALYALFLFYFATMDLLRPFEPVLKFITIKAVIFLSFWQGTLLAILEKCGVIPEVQIIDGKEVGAGTVAAGYQNFIICIEMLFASIALRYAFTCHAYREKKENSTANLAPMQSISSGLKETISPQDIVQDAIHNFSPAYQQYTQQSMQEEEHKAPGQNGHVASKVEGLSGRRSKNIEKRVLILSDEEL comes from the exons aTGAGTAATGCCACACGTGCCTTGTCCTCTCCCGTGGCGCCCAGCACCCTGGGAACCGGCACAGCGGCCAGGCTGGCCTcagcccccccatccccggcCCTCATCCTGCTCACGGCCACCCACAACGGCTCTGAGGATGGCCGACAGCTTTTCCTGACCACGACAGCGGCACAGGTCATCTCCGGCATCTTCGTGTGGTCGGCACTCATCGTCACCTTCCACCAG ATCTACACACACCTGAGGAATTACACCGTCGCCAAGGAGCAGCGCTACATCATCCGCATCCTCTTCATCGTGCCCATCTACGCCTTCGACTCCTggctcagcctcctcctcctcggcagCCACCAGTACTACGTCTACTTCGACTCGGTGCGCGACTGCTATGAAG CTTTCGTGATTTACAGCTTCCTGAGCCTGTGCTTCGAGTACCTCGGAGGGGAGAGCACCATCATGGCAGAGATCCGGGGGAAGCCCATTGC GTCCAGTTGCTTTTACGGGACCTGCTGCCTTCAGGGCATGTCCTACTCCATCGGGTTCCTGCGCTTCTGCAAGCAG GCCACACTGCAGTTCTGCATCGTGAAACCCCTCATGGCGATCGTCACCATCATCCTGCAGGCGTTCGGGAAGTACCACGACGGGGACTTCAA CGTCCAAAGCGGCTACCTCTACATCACCATCATCTACAACTTCTCCGTCAGCCTGGCACTTTATGCCCTCTTCCTCTTCTACTTCGCCACCATGGACCTGCTGCGCCCGTTTGAGCCGGTCCTCAAGTTCATCACCATCAAGGCAGtcatcttcctctccttctgGCAAG GGACGCTGCTTGCAATCCTGGAGAAATGTGGGGTGATCCCTGAAGTTCAGATCATCGATGGGAAGGAGGTGGGAGCTGGGACGGTGGCTGCTGGCTACCAGAACTTCATCATCTGCATTGAGATGCTCTTTGCTTCCATTGCCCTGCGCTATGCGTTCACCTGCCACGcgtacagagaaaagaaagaaaactcaacaG CAAACCTTGCCCCAATGCAGAGCATCTCCAGCGGGCTGAAGGAGACCATAAGCCCGCAGGACATCGTGCAAGATGCGATCCACAACTTCTCACCCGCGTACCAGCAGTACACCCAGCAGTCGATGCAGGAGGAAGAGCACAAAGCGCCGGGGCAGAATGGGCATGTGGCCTCCAAGGTGGAGGGGCTGAGCGGCAGAAGGAGCAAAAACATTGAGAAGAGAGTGCTGATCCTGTCGGATGAGGAGCTGTAG